In one window of Vibrio sp. DW001 DNA:
- a CDS encoding inorganic phosphate transporter, which translates to MDTLANYGTILLIIAALFGFLMAIGIGANDVANAMGTSVGSKALTVKQAIVIAMIFEFAGAYLAGGEVTDTIRKGVIDTSLFESQPEILVFGMMSALLAAGTWLLLASFRGWPVSTTHSIIGAIIGFALVSVGSEAVDWKSVQGIVGSWIVTPLISGIIAYYIFVTAQRLIFDTATPLINAKRFVPVYMFITTLVIALVTIKKGLKHIGLHLTGFEAWGWAIAVSACVMIGGYIYIGKKFEASKDDHSFAGVEKIFSTLMVITACAMAFAHGSNDVANAIGPLSAIAATIENMGEISSKSTIAWWILPLGGIGIVVGLATMGHKVMATVGTGITELTPSRGFAAQLATACTVVLASGTGLPISTTQTLVGAVLGVGFARGIAALNLGVVRNIVISWVITLPAGAILAVIFFYILEAIFI; encoded by the coding sequence ATGGATACCCTCGCTAATTATGGCACTATCCTTCTTATCATCGCTGCACTATTTGGTTTTTTAATGGCTATTGGTATTGGGGCAAATGATGTCGCCAATGCTATGGGAACGTCTGTTGGTTCTAAAGCCCTAACGGTAAAACAAGCGATTGTTATCGCAATGATTTTCGAATTTGCCGGTGCTTACCTAGCGGGTGGTGAAGTTACAGATACCATTCGTAAAGGGGTAATCGATACCTCTTTGTTTGAAAGCCAACCAGAGATTCTTGTCTTCGGTATGATGTCAGCACTATTAGCGGCTGGTACTTGGCTTTTATTGGCCTCTTTTCGAGGGTGGCCAGTATCCACGACACATTCCATTATAGGTGCCATTATCGGTTTTGCTCTTGTTTCTGTTGGTTCAGAAGCTGTAGATTGGAAATCGGTTCAAGGCATTGTGGGGAGTTGGATAGTCACCCCTCTAATTTCAGGTATTATTGCTTACTATATCTTTGTCACTGCACAACGACTCATCTTTGATACTGCCACACCGCTTATCAATGCCAAACGTTTCGTTCCTGTTTATATGTTCATAACCACTCTAGTTATCGCCTTAGTTACGATCAAAAAAGGGCTAAAACATATAGGCTTACACCTAACTGGTTTTGAAGCTTGGGGTTGGGCAATTGCTGTTTCGGCTTGCGTAATGATCGGTGGTTACATCTACATTGGCAAGAAATTCGAAGCAAGTAAAGATGACCACAGCTTTGCTGGTGTCGAAAAAATCTTTAGCACCTTAATGGTTATCACAGCATGTGCTATGGCATTTGCTCATGGTTCAAACGATGTTGCGAATGCCATTGGCCCTCTTTCTGCTATCGCGGCAACGATTGAAAACATGGGTGAAATATCATCTAAAAGCACTATCGCATGGTGGATATTACCGCTTGGTGGTATTGGTATTGTGGTCGGCCTAGCCACCATGGGTCATAAAGTAATGGCGACAGTTGGAACCGGCATAACAGAATTAACACCGAGTCGCGGGTTCGCAGCTCAACTTGCAACCGCTTGTACAGTGGTTTTAGCATCCGGTACCGGTTTACCTATCTCAACCACGCAAACATTGGTTGGTGCCGTGTTAGGCGTCGGTTTTGCCCGTGGTATTGCGGCATTAAACCTTGGCGTTGTTAGGAATATCGTTATCTCTTGGGTTATTACCCTACCTGCTGGTGCTATTTTAGCTGTGATATTTTTCTATATTTTGGAAGCGATATTTATCTAA
- a CDS encoding TIGR04211 family SH3 domain-containing protein: MKKLVYVVLFVCFSIPSAFAAPRYIADSLFTYMHAGPGNEFRIIGSVDAGDKVNLVDVNTKAKYSQVIDSKGRKGWVESRFVTRQASMAERLPKLEAELSSVKEQLANARKNSDEAKSGLVQSLDLRNKQIAELEQNHSDISQQLTSSQTEIRELRAKLDTQKEDLLLKYFMYGGGVAGIGLLFGLVLPHIVPRRKKAPNGWA; encoded by the coding sequence GTGAAAAAATTGGTTTATGTTGTTTTATTTGTTTGCTTCTCAATACCAAGTGCATTTGCAGCACCGAGGTACATCGCAGATAGTCTATTCACTTATATGCATGCTGGTCCGGGTAATGAATTTCGTATCATCGGCAGTGTCGATGCTGGTGACAAAGTGAACCTTGTCGACGTGAATACCAAGGCTAAATACAGTCAGGTTATTGACTCTAAGGGTCGAAAAGGTTGGGTAGAAAGCCGTTTTGTAACTCGCCAAGCAAGCATGGCAGAACGTTTACCTAAGCTCGAAGCAGAATTATCCTCGGTTAAAGAACAGCTTGCTAATGCTCGTAAAAACTCAGATGAAGCAAAATCAGGCTTAGTTCAATCTCTTGATTTACGTAACAAACAGATCGCTGAGCTAGAGCAGAATCACAGTGACATTAGCCAGCAATTGACGAGCTCTCAAACAGAAATTCGAGAACTACGCGCTAAACTAGATACACAAAAAGAAGACCTACTGCTTAAATACTTCATGTATGGCGGTGGTGTAGCGGGTATTGGCTTATTGTTCGGACTCGTTCTTCCGCATATCGTTCCTAGACGTAAAAAAGCGCCAAACGGTTGGGCTTAA
- a CDS encoding general secretion pathway protein GspB, protein MSELMKSLAQSEQGYKAIHTPPPVTAHQFSQPKRKNNVVLIISLILLPPIASIAYIGYDAKQSWQRQTEQAMVALEEQQERQRLPKTPRVTFLAYPEFAELRTIEPSLELQESETKLVGYTSNEAKHSNNNVMPASDDFQLESLDLSGLSSELAERVQDALNGDVSSQSPSSNDSPNDVEKIELVDYEYVFEGKLPAMNLQTHMYAGNVQHRWVKINGVELYEGDWISDAVQLLTITPRYITVGFDGDVIEIPALYEWRG, encoded by the coding sequence GTGTCTGAATTAATGAAATCTCTGGCACAGTCAGAGCAAGGCTATAAAGCGATTCATACACCGCCACCTGTCACAGCACATCAATTTAGCCAACCAAAAAGAAAAAATAACGTGGTGTTGATCATCTCTTTAATACTGCTGCCACCTATCGCCTCTATCGCCTATATTGGCTATGACGCCAAACAATCGTGGCAGCGACAAACTGAGCAGGCGATGGTGGCGCTTGAAGAACAACAAGAGCGGCAACGCTTACCTAAAACACCACGAGTGACATTTCTTGCTTACCCAGAGTTCGCAGAGCTTAGGACCATCGAACCATCGCTAGAGCTCCAAGAGAGTGAAACTAAGTTGGTGGGATATACAAGCAATGAAGCGAAGCATTCAAACAATAATGTAATGCCGGCAAGTGATGACTTTCAATTAGAGTCTCTTGACCTTAGTGGGCTCTCTTCGGAACTTGCAGAGCGAGTACAAGACGCGTTAAATGGCGATGTATCTTCTCAATCACCATCGTCCAACGACTCACCTAACGATGTCGAGAAAATTGAATTGGTTGACTATGAATATGTGTTTGAGGGGAAACTACCCGCCATGAATTTACAAACACATATGTATGCCGGCAATGTGCAACATCGTTGGGTGAAGATTAATGGTGTAGAGCTGTATGAAGGGGATTGGATAAGTGATGCAGTGCAATTACTGACGATTACCCCAAGATATATCACCGTCGGTTTTGATGGCGATGTGATTGAGATTCCAGCGCTCTATGAATGGCGAGGTTGA
- a CDS encoding ExeA family protein: MYKDYFGFIEAPFSIVPSSRYLFLSSRHREAMVHLQAGLGDGGGFAMLTGEVGTGKTTVSKAMLASLNDDVKAGLILNPTFSETDLLEAICDEFNVQYPEKATLKQLTKGIHQYLLENYANGVQSLLLIDEAQHLSSQVLEQLRLLTNLETDSQKLLKVLLIGQPELQVKLQTVELRQLSQRITGRYHLLPLSDKEVFQYIEFRLHIAGSQHSLFSAKASKVIAKHTQGVPRLINLVCDKALLYAFYSGEKEVTAEQAEKACQDVMSFQAPMAPTIKASTTNAFPTMFSAAMLAVILVGLVFKFNQPIESLIQSYFPPIPIVESSLEKQQSIDDELRVFIQKSQNQIDVMQTLYRLWGVKASVLDANCSSESTPFHCESRYGNLLNIMQENRPVVLTLQSEVGTFYAVLYKVSQDKIELLNGKQRVVLAADWLGSNWNGEYQTLWYSEIVQVLKRNSVGEDVRTLDAMLSKVLGEENMGSQIFDVKLENRVKAFQTWQGLTADGVVGKNTLKLLDRMTTEFSPKIILTEEGS; the protein is encoded by the coding sequence ATGTATAAGGATTATTTTGGATTTATTGAAGCACCATTTTCGATAGTTCCAAGTTCAAGATACTTGTTTCTGAGCTCTCGTCATCGAGAGGCAATGGTGCATCTTCAAGCAGGCCTTGGTGATGGCGGTGGATTTGCGATGCTGACCGGAGAGGTAGGGACGGGCAAAACAACCGTATCTAAAGCGATGTTAGCGTCTCTAAATGATGACGTAAAAGCAGGGTTAATTCTTAATCCAACCTTCTCAGAGACCGATCTTTTAGAAGCGATATGCGATGAGTTCAATGTTCAGTACCCCGAGAAAGCCACGCTTAAGCAGTTAACCAAAGGTATCCACCAGTACTTACTGGAAAATTATGCGAATGGGGTTCAATCGTTACTGTTGATCGATGAGGCGCAACATCTTTCATCCCAAGTTTTAGAGCAGCTACGTCTATTGACGAATCTAGAAACCGACAGCCAAAAGCTTCTTAAGGTGCTATTAATTGGTCAACCTGAATTGCAAGTTAAGCTGCAAACTGTTGAGCTTCGACAGCTATCTCAACGTATAACGGGTCGTTATCATTTGTTGCCGTTATCCGATAAAGAGGTGTTCCAATACATCGAATTTCGTCTACACATAGCAGGAAGTCAACATTCATTATTTAGTGCTAAGGCATCAAAGGTTATTGCCAAGCACACCCAGGGTGTCCCTCGCTTGATTAATTTAGTGTGCGATAAAGCACTGCTGTATGCTTTTTATAGTGGTGAAAAAGAGGTGACCGCAGAACAAGCTGAAAAAGCTTGTCAGGACGTGATGTCATTTCAAGCACCAATGGCCCCCACTATTAAGGCCAGCACAACCAACGCGTTCCCTACAATGTTTAGCGCCGCCATGTTGGCGGTTATTCTGGTCGGTTTGGTGTTTAAATTTAATCAACCGATAGAATCCCTCATTCAATCCTATTTTCCACCTATTCCTATTGTGGAATCTAGCCTTGAAAAACAACAGAGTATTGATGACGAATTACGTGTATTTATCCAAAAAAGTCAAAATCAAATCGATGTAATGCAAACGCTGTATCGTTTGTGGGGAGTGAAAGCGTCGGTATTGGATGCCAATTGCTCATCAGAAAGTACACCATTTCATTGCGAAAGTCGTTACGGAAATTTGCTGAACATCATGCAAGAAAATAGACCTGTTGTGCTTACTTTACAGAGTGAGGTTGGGACTTTTTATGCAGTGTTGTATAAGGTGTCTCAAGACAAAATTGAGCTACTAAATGGTAAGCAACGTGTCGTGCTAGCCGCAGATTGGTTGGGTTCTAACTGGAACGGTGAATATCAAACTCTATGGTACAGTGAGATTGTTCAAGTACTGAAGCGAAATAGTGTAGGTGAAGATGTCCGGACACTGGACGCGATGTTATCCAAAGTATTAGGTGAAGAAAATATGGGTAGCCAGATCTTTGACGTGAAATTAGAAAATAGAGTTAAAGCATTCCAAACGTGGCAAGGGCTCACGGCGGATGGAGTAGTAGGAAAAAATACGTTGAAACTACTTGACCGAATGACAACCGAGTTTTCACCTAAGATTATCTTGACAGAAGAGGGCTCATAA
- a CDS encoding undecaprenyl-diphosphate phosphatase, which yields MTYFEAFILALVQGFTEFLPISSSAHLILPSAIFGWDDQGLAFDVAVHVGTLAAVMIYFRNEVMILLTALIGSIFKGERSKESKLAWMLILATIPACILGFFIKDIIELYLRSPWIIATTTVVFALLLWWVDNNARLKDDEYQADGKKSLMIGIAQALALIPGTSRSGATITAALYLGFTREAAARFSFLMSIPIIMLAGGYLGLKLVTSAEPVHFGYLMTGIMTSFISAYICIFFFLKLISKMGMLPFVIYRLILGFGLFGFLIFGS from the coding sequence ATGACGTATTTTGAAGCATTTATACTTGCCTTGGTTCAAGGTTTTACCGAGTTTCTCCCTATATCTAGTTCTGCTCACCTAATTTTACCGTCTGCAATATTTGGTTGGGATGATCAAGGTTTAGCGTTTGATGTTGCCGTGCATGTAGGCACTCTTGCCGCGGTGATGATCTATTTTAGAAATGAAGTCATGATCCTTTTAACTGCTTTAATTGGATCGATATTCAAGGGTGAACGCTCGAAAGAGAGTAAATTAGCTTGGATGCTGATACTTGCGACTATTCCAGCCTGTATTTTGGGTTTCTTTATCAAAGATATTATTGAGTTGTATTTAAGAAGTCCTTGGATTATCGCGACAACAACCGTGGTTTTTGCGTTGTTGCTATGGTGGGTTGATAACAATGCGCGATTGAAAGATGACGAATATCAGGCTGACGGTAAAAAGTCATTGATGATTGGTATTGCGCAAGCCTTAGCTCTTATCCCCGGAACATCACGATCTGGTGCGACGATTACGGCGGCACTTTATTTGGGTTTTACTCGTGAAGCCGCTGCGCGTTTTTCTTTCTTGATGTCTATCCCCATCATTATGCTCGCAGGTGGATATTTAGGACTTAAGTTAGTAACAAGCGCGGAGCCAGTGCATTTTGGCTATTTAATGACTGGAATAATGACCTCGTTTATCAGCGCGTACATCTGTATTTTCTTCTTCTTGAAGCTTATCTCCAAGATGGGGATGTTGCCGTTTGTTATCTATAGATTGATACTTGGTTTTGGTCTGTTTGGGTTCTTGATTTTTGGTTCTTAG
- the folK gene encoding 2-amino-4-hydroxy-6-hydroxymethyldihydropteridine diphosphokinase, producing the protein MTIVYVGVGTNVERIRHTHAAINELFLLDNQRKVSPIYECAPVGFDSSSFYNFVVELSTHKKLTDFSHELRKIELKWGRPEDAKKCQDRNLDLDILLFGDEISPHSPTVPRDDIFKYPFVIQPLFDLVPELVIPNDGRRVKEIWQIMDHLESLTKVDFVY; encoded by the coding sequence ATGACAATAGTTTATGTTGGCGTTGGTACTAACGTAGAGAGAATAAGGCACACTCATGCTGCGATTAATGAACTTTTTTTGTTGGATAATCAAAGAAAGGTCTCGCCCATTTATGAATGTGCGCCTGTCGGTTTTGATAGCAGTTCGTTCTATAATTTTGTTGTAGAGCTTTCTACGCATAAAAAATTGACGGATTTTTCACACGAACTTCGTAAAATAGAGCTAAAGTGGGGCCGTCCTGAAGACGCTAAAAAGTGTCAAGATAGAAACCTAGATCTCGATATCTTACTGTTTGGTGATGAAATCTCACCACACTCTCCGACGGTACCCCGAGACGATATTTTTAAATATCCATTTGTCATTCAGCCTCTGTTCGATCTTGTACCTGAATTGGTTATCCCTAATGACGGAAGAAGAGTGAAAGAGATTTGGCAGATAATGGATCACCTAGAATCCCTAACGAAAGTGGATTTTGTTTATTAA
- the folB gene encoding dihydroneopterin aldolase, with the protein MSVDKVFIEKLEVITTIGVYDWEQEIKQKLVLDIEMAHDNKPAGKSDDVEDALDYAKVSKAVIEHIENGQFLLVERVAEEIAELIMTQFNVPWIHIRLTKPGAIPQAAGVGVVIERGSRNT; encoded by the coding sequence ATGTCAGTTGATAAAGTGTTTATTGAAAAACTTGAAGTCATCACCACGATTGGCGTGTATGACTGGGAACAAGAGATCAAACAGAAACTGGTCCTTGATATTGAAATGGCTCATGATAATAAACCGGCAGGAAAAAGTGATGATGTTGAAGACGCATTGGATTATGCCAAGGTAAGCAAAGCGGTAATCGAACATATAGAGAATGGTCAGTTTTTGTTGGTTGAGCGTGTTGCAGAAGAGATAGCCGAATTAATTATGACTCAGTTTAATGTACCTTGGATTCACATTCGTTTGACCAAACCCGGTGCCATTCCTCAAGCCGCAGGTGTAGGTGTAGTGATTGAAAGAGGCAGTAGAAACACCTGA
- the plsY gene encoding glycerol-3-phosphate 1-O-acyltransferase PlsY, producing the protein MTPLALGMIIFAYLLGSISSAVLICRLLKLPDPRENGSKNPGATNVLRIGGKPAAITVLLLDMLKGTIPVWMSYYLTVEPLYLGLIGIAACLGHIYPIFFHFRGGKGVATAIGAIAPIGWGLTGLLGVTWLVAAIITRYSSLAAIITALLAPFYAWIFKPLYTLPVAMLCCLILLRHYDNIRRLIDGTEPKIGSAS; encoded by the coding sequence ATGACACCATTAGCGCTTGGAATGATCATCTTTGCCTATCTGCTAGGATCCATATCTAGTGCGGTGTTGATTTGTCGACTGCTTAAATTACCCGACCCAAGAGAAAATGGTTCAAAGAACCCCGGCGCAACCAATGTATTAAGAATTGGCGGAAAACCAGCCGCAATAACGGTATTGCTACTTGATATGTTAAAGGGCACCATTCCAGTCTGGATGAGTTATTATCTCACTGTTGAACCTCTGTATCTTGGTCTAATAGGCATTGCAGCATGTTTAGGCCACATCTATCCTATCTTTTTCCATTTTAGAGGCGGCAAAGGTGTTGCTACTGCAATTGGTGCCATAGCACCGATAGGCTGGGGATTAACGGGGTTATTAGGTGTTACATGGCTGGTCGCTGCGATTATAACAAGGTATTCATCCCTTGCGGCCATTATCACCGCGTTGCTAGCCCCCTTCTATGCTTGGATATTTAAACCACTCTATACGCTTCCTGTTGCGATGCTATGTTGTCTGATATTGCTCCGACACTACGATAACATCCGCCGCCTTATTGATGGTACAGAGCCAAAGATTGGCTCTGCGTCTTAA
- the tsaD gene encoding tRNA (adenosine(37)-N6)-threonylcarbamoyltransferase complex transferase subunit TsaD, translating into MRILGIETSCDETGVAIYDDEKGLLSHQLYSQVKLHADYGGVVPELASRDHVKKTIPLIKEAMKEANLSEKDIDGIAYTAGPGLVGAILVGATIGRSLAYAWDVPAIPVHHMEGHLLAPMLEETPPPFPFIALLVSGGHTMIVEVKAIGDYQILGESIDDAAGEAFDKTAKLMGLDYPGGPLLSRLAEKGTQGRFKFPRPMTNRPGLDMSFSGLKTFAANTIAANDSDDQTRADIAYAFQEAVCATLVIKCKRALEQTGMKRIVIAGGVSANKQLRADLEGLAKKIGGEVYYPRTEFCTDNGAMIAYAGMQRLKNNESSDLSVKAQPRWPIDQLSPIKSY; encoded by the coding sequence ATGCGTATTTTAGGTATTGAAACCTCCTGTGATGAAACAGGCGTCGCTATTTATGATGACGAGAAAGGATTACTTTCACATCAATTATATAGCCAAGTAAAGCTGCATGCCGATTATGGCGGTGTAGTACCAGAGTTAGCCTCAAGAGACCATGTAAAGAAAACAATTCCTCTAATTAAAGAGGCGATGAAAGAAGCCAACTTATCTGAGAAAGATATCGATGGTATTGCCTATACTGCCGGACCGGGTCTGGTTGGCGCTATTTTAGTTGGTGCGACCATTGGCCGCAGTCTCGCTTATGCGTGGGATGTGCCAGCGATTCCTGTACACCATATGGAAGGTCACCTTCTTGCTCCTATGTTAGAAGAGACACCACCACCATTCCCATTCATTGCTCTGCTGGTCTCTGGTGGTCACACTATGATTGTGGAAGTGAAAGCCATTGGTGATTATCAAATATTGGGTGAATCGATAGATGATGCTGCGGGAGAAGCTTTTGATAAAACGGCTAAATTGATGGGGTTGGATTATCCAGGTGGACCACTTCTCTCTCGTTTGGCGGAAAAAGGCACTCAGGGTCGCTTTAAATTCCCTAGACCGATGACGAATCGCCCCGGTTTGGATATGAGTTTTTCTGGCTTGAAGACTTTTGCAGCTAACACCATCGCGGCGAATGACAGTGATGACCAAACCCGAGCAGATATTGCTTACGCATTTCAAGAAGCGGTCTGTGCAACCTTAGTGATTAAATGTAAACGAGCATTAGAGCAAACGGGAATGAAGCGCATCGTGATTGCTGGAGGAGTCAGCGCTAACAAACAGTTAAGAGCGGATTTAGAAGGTTTAGCTAAAAAAATAGGCGGGGAAGTTTACTACCCAAGAACTGAATTTTGTACCGATAATGGAGCGATGATTGCTTATGCTGGTATGCAGAGGCTAAAAAACAATGAATCCTCAGATTTATCGGTTAAAGCTCAACCTCGTTGGCCAATTGATCAACTATCACCTATCAAGTCGTATTAG
- the rpsU gene encoding 30S ribosomal protein S21, which translates to MPIVKVRENEPFDVALRRFKRSCEKAGILSEVRRREHYEKPTTVRKRAKAAAQKRHAKKLARENARRVRLY; encoded by the coding sequence ATGCCAATAGTTAAAGTACGTGAAAACGAACCGTTCGACGTTGCATTACGTCGTTTCAAACGCTCTTGCGAAAAAGCAGGTATTCTTTCAGAAGTGCGTCGTCGTGAGCATTATGAAAAACCTACTACAGTTCGCAAACGCGCTAAAGCAGCAGCTCAAAAGCGTCATGCTAAGAAGCTAGCTCGCGAAAACGCTCGTCGCGTACGTCTGTACTAA
- a CDS encoding GatB/YqeY domain-containing protein: protein MALIEQLKEEQKIAMKAKDKLRLGTIRLALSAIKQREVDERITLTDDDIVVIMTKMVKQRRDSVSQFEAAGRQDLADAEKAEIIVLGDFMPQPLSEEEVSALVESAIAESGAAGMQDMGKVMGVLKPQIQGRADMGKVSGLVRSKLA, encoded by the coding sequence ATGGCTCTTATTGAACAACTCAAAGAAGAGCAGAAAATTGCGATGAAAGCCAAGGATAAATTACGCCTTGGCACTATTCGTTTAGCCTTATCAGCAATTAAACAACGTGAAGTTGACGAGCGGATCACTCTGACCGACGACGATATCGTAGTAATAATGACTAAGATGGTTAAACAACGTCGCGATTCTGTATCGCAATTTGAAGCAGCAGGTCGTCAAGACTTAGCTGATGCTGAGAAAGCAGAAATTATTGTACTTGGGGATTTCATGCCTCAACCGTTGTCAGAAGAAGAAGTATCAGCACTTGTTGAAAGTGCTATTGCCGAATCTGGTGCTGCGGGCATGCAAGACATGGGTAAAGTAATGGGTGTACTTAAGCCGCAAATTCAAGGGCGAGCAGACATGGGTAAAGTAAGCGGTTTAGTTCGTTCTAAATTGGCTTAA
- the dnaG gene encoding DNA primase: MAGHIPRHFIDDLLARVDIVDIVDSRVKLKKKGKNYGACCPFHNEKTPSFSVSQEKQFYHCFGCGVHGNSIDFVMEFDRLDFVEAIDEIASGLGLEVPREQRSGEQFSNTPRANSQEKRDLYDLMGSIAQFYRSQLKVSSNKHAIDYLKDRGLSGEIVQKFGIGFVADEWDAVRKNFGQQKLTQDMLVTGGMLIENDKGNRYDRFRGRVMFPIHDRRGRVIGFGGRVIGDGTPKYLNSPETPIFHKGKELYGLYEVLQAYREPTQILVVEGYMDVVALAQYGVDYSVASLGTSTTGDHLQLLFRQTNTVVCCYDGDRAGKEAAWRALENALGYLKSGNILKFLFLPDGDDPDSFIRTHGKEAFEEKVTNATPLSEYLFKNLTDQVQVGSDEGKAALSALAVPLIEKIPDEHLQAQLLKILGQKTGIFLEHQFNTKKTVKNETKAPQKIAKTPMRVVIALLVQNPSYIEYAPDLTSVREIAVPGLGLLIEVLDKCRTNPHITTGQLIEHWRNHKNETMLSRLASWDIPLGKDEDNEHDVFMDSLDKILVQCIDKQIEVLQARARSVGLSAEEKRELQDLILGA; encoded by the coding sequence ATGGCAGGACATATCCCACGACACTTTATAGATGATCTACTTGCTAGAGTGGATATCGTTGATATTGTCGATTCCCGCGTAAAACTTAAAAAGAAAGGCAAAAACTACGGTGCTTGCTGCCCTTTTCACAATGAAAAAACCCCCTCTTTCTCCGTAAGCCAAGAAAAACAGTTCTATCACTGCTTCGGTTGTGGTGTACATGGTAATTCCATCGACTTTGTCATGGAGTTTGACCGGTTAGACTTTGTTGAAGCGATAGATGAAATTGCCTCTGGCTTAGGCCTAGAAGTTCCAAGGGAACAGAGAAGTGGCGAACAATTTAGCAATACTCCTCGTGCCAATTCGCAAGAAAAGCGCGACCTCTACGATTTGATGGGGAGCATCGCTCAGTTTTATCGCTCACAACTCAAGGTCTCGTCGAACAAGCACGCTATCGACTACCTTAAGGACCGAGGTCTTTCTGGGGAAATCGTACAAAAATTCGGTATTGGGTTTGTAGCCGATGAGTGGGACGCTGTACGCAAAAACTTTGGTCAGCAAAAGTTAACACAAGACATGCTAGTAACTGGTGGCATGCTTATCGAAAACGATAAAGGTAACCGTTATGATCGCTTTCGTGGCCGCGTTATGTTTCCTATCCACGATAGACGAGGACGCGTTATTGGCTTTGGCGGTCGAGTCATCGGCGACGGAACACCGAAATACCTAAACTCGCCTGAAACGCCTATTTTTCATAAAGGTAAAGAGCTTTACGGCCTTTATGAAGTACTGCAAGCCTACAGAGAGCCAACACAAATTCTGGTTGTAGAAGGCTATATGGATGTTGTCGCGTTAGCGCAATATGGTGTTGACTACTCGGTGGCATCATTGGGAACATCAACAACGGGCGATCATCTACAACTACTGTTTAGACAAACCAACACGGTCGTCTGCTGTTATGACGGGGACCGAGCAGGTAAAGAGGCCGCATGGCGCGCACTTGAAAATGCACTCGGATATCTAAAGAGTGGCAACATTCTTAAGTTCTTATTTTTACCTGATGGGGATGACCCAGACAGCTTTATACGAACACATGGTAAAGAAGCATTTGAAGAGAAAGTGACGAATGCGACACCATTGTCTGAATATTTGTTTAAAAACCTGACCGATCAGGTTCAAGTCGGTAGTGATGAAGGTAAAGCGGCACTTTCTGCGCTTGCTGTGCCACTTATCGAAAAAATACCTGACGAACACCTACAAGCTCAGCTTTTAAAAATCCTAGGACAAAAGACTGGAATTTTCTTAGAGCACCAGTTCAATACAAAGAAAACCGTAAAAAATGAGACAAAAGCACCACAAAAGATAGCAAAAACACCAATGCGCGTAGTTATTGCGCTCTTAGTTCAAAATCCAAGCTATATTGAATATGCGCCGGATTTAACAAGTGTTCGAGAAATAGCCGTTCCAGGATTAGGTTTATTGATAGAAGTGCTTGATAAATGCCGAACAAATCCCCATATAACCACTGGTCAGCTAATAGAGCATTGGCGTAACCATAAAAATGAAACAATGTTGTCGCGTCTGGCCAGCTGGGATATCCCACTGGGAAAAGATGAAGATAATGAACATGATGTATTCATGGATTCACTGGATAAAATTTTAGTCCAGTGTATCGACAAACAGATCGAAGTTTTACAGGCTAGAGCAAGAAGTGTCGGCTTATCAGCCGAAGAAAAAAGGGAGCTTCAAGATTTGATCTTAGGAGCGTAA